A genomic region of Octopus sinensis linkage group LG2, ASM634580v1, whole genome shotgun sequence contains the following coding sequences:
- the LOC115232197 gene encoding FAD-linked sulfhydryl oxidase ALR, translated as MSASNLPKSKVDSPVPSNSSNNHTSGSEQDPSQKPASKLETPTSANVSFNLDVKKDEKPSSKLCRACTDFKTWMKAQPAITQVEKKPAECPLDKNELGSNTWSFLHTMAAYYPDKPTTQQQQDMHSFINIFAKFYPCDYCAEHLREDLKTNVPDTTSRHNLSQWFCHTHNRVNLLLGKPQFDCSKVDERWKDGWKDGSCD; from the exons ATGTCAGCCTCAAACCTAccaaaaagtaaagttgacagTCCTGTTCCCTCAAATTCATCAAACAACCACACATCTGGAAGTGAACAAGATCCTTCTCAAAAACCTGCTTCAAAATTGGAAACACCCACATCTGCAAATGTTTCGTTTAATTTAGATGTGAAGAAAGATGAAAAACCATCTAGTAAATTGTGCCGAGCATGTACAGATTTTAAAACCTGGATGAAAGCACAACCTGCAATAACTCAG GTTGAGAAAAAACCTGCTGAATGTCCACTTGATAAAAATGAGTTAGGCAGTAACACATGGTCATTCCTTCATACAATGGCTGCTTATTATCCAGATAAaccaacaacacaacagcaacaagacatgcattcatttataaatattttcgcaAAGTTTTATCCATGTGATTATTGTGCAGAACATCTAAGGGAAGA tttgaaAACTAATGTACCAGACACAACTTCTCGCCATAATTTATCACAATGGTTTTGTCATACCCATAACCGAGTGAATCTCTTGCTTGGTAAACCACAGTTTGATTGTAGCAAAGTTGATGAGCGTTGGAAAGATGGATGGAAAGATGGCAGCTGTGATTAA
- the LOC115227050 gene encoding zinc finger protein 850-like, producing MHPGQNPFHCQICGKSFTKNSHFMVHKRSHTGEKPFRCAICGKSFISNSNLTSHRIIHTGEKPFHCETCGKSFSNNSNLVVHVRRHTGEKAYHCELCEKSFITNGQLKAHQRIHCRESLFHCEVCGKSFFRNSQLTIHKRVHTGEKPYRCEICGKCFVFNAHLKSHNRLHTGENLFHCELCGKSFIKSSKLAIHQRIHTKPYCCEVCGKSFVSNNQLRTHSRIHTGEKPFCCEICGKAFVTNGNLTTHKRIHTGEKPFHCETCGKCFTSNDHLKTHKIVHTGEKAYRCEICGKYFVSKTNLIIHKRIHSGERPYYCEICGKSFVFSSNLTRHKRIHTGEKPYHCEICGKCFVSNSNLTTHKRIHTGQNLFHCEICGLSFIENSRLTIHIRSHTGEKPYCCEICGKSFVSNSNLTTHSRIHSGEKPYHCDICGKSFIKHSNVVIHKRAHTGEKPYHCEICGKSFSVNSSLVVHKRIHTGENPFHCEICGKSFVENSHLTIHKRAHTGEKPYHCDICDKSFSVSSSLLVHKRRHTGEKPYCCEICGKSFVNNSDLNRHERIHTGGKHYRCEVCEKSFVTNSLLKRHERVHTEGKPFH from the coding sequence atgcacccTGGGCAAAACCCGTTTCACTGTCAGATATGTGGGAAATCTTTCACgaaaaattcacattttatgGTCCACAAGCGTAGTCACACCGGAGAAAAACCATTCCGTTGTGCAATATGCGGTAAGTCTTTTATCTCTAACAGCAATTTAACCAGTCACAGAATAATACACACGGGAGAAAAACCGTTCCATTGTGAGACATGTGGTAAATCTTTTAGTAACAATTCGAATCTTGTTGTCCATGTCCGTAGACACACCGGAGAAAAGGCCTACCACTGTGAACTATGTGAGAAATCCTTTATTACTAATGGTCAGTTAAAAGCACATCAGAGAATACATTGTAGAGAAAGCTTGTTTCATTGTGAAGTGTGCGGGAAATCATTCTTTAGAAATTCACAACTTACTATCCATAAAAGGGTTCACACGGGAGAAAAACCTTATCGCTGTGAAATATGCGGGAAATGCTTTGTTTTTAATGCTCACTTGAAATCTCATAACAGGTTACACACGGGAGAAAACCTGTTCCACTGTGAACTATGCGGGAAATCTTTCATTAAAAGTTCTAAGCTCGCTATCCACCAAAGAATTCACACTAAACCgtattgctgtgaagtatgcgggAAATCCTTTGTGTCTAACAATCAGCTGAGAACTCATAGCAgaattcatactggggaaaaacctttTTGCTGTGAGATCTGCGGTAAAGCATTTGTGACAAATGGTAATTTGACAActcacaaacgaattcatactggggaaaaaccatttcATTGTGAAACATGCGGTAAGTGCTTCACGTCAAACGACcacttaaaaacacacaaaattgtGCACACGGGAGAAAAAGCTTATCgttgtgaaatctgtggcaaaTATTTTGTCTCGAAGACTAATTTAATAATACACAAAAGGATACATAGTGGGGAAAGACCATACTACTGTGAAATCTGCGGAAAATCTTTTGTGTTCAGCAGTAATTTAACGAGACATAAACGAATACACACGGGGGAAAAACCgtatcattgtgaaatctgtggaaaaTGTTTTGTTTCTAATAGTAATTTAACAACGCATAAACGAATACACACAGGGCAGAACCTGTTTCATTGTGAAATATGTGGGCTGTCTTTCATAGAAAACTCTCGGTTGACGATCCACATACGAAGCCAtacgggagaaaaaccatattgTTGTGAAATCTGCGGGAAATCTTTTGTGTCCAACAGCAATTTAACGACGCATAGTAGAATACactctggagaaaaaccatatcactgtgatatctgtggaaagtctTTCATTAAGCATTCGAATGTTGTTATTCACAAACGAGCCCACACTggagagaaaccctatcactgtgaaatatgtggaaaatcattctctgttaATTCGAGTCTTGTTGTTCACAAACggattcatactggggaaaatccGTTTCACTGTGAGATATGTGGAAAATCTTTCGTGGAAAACTCTCATCTTACAATTCACAAGCGAGCACACACGGGAGAAAAACCGTACCACTGTGATATATGCGATAAGTCATTCTCGGTTAGTTCTAGTCTTCTAGTTCACAAACGTAGACACACTGGAGAAAAGCCGTACTGCTGTGAAATATGCGGGAAATCTTTTGTGAATAATAGTGATTTGAACCGACACGAACGAATTCACACGGGAGGCAAACACTACAGATGTGAAGTATGTGAAAAATCATTCGTTACGAACAGTCTCTTGAAAAGGCATGAACGGGTACACACTGAGGGAAAGCCTTTTCACTGA